In Chryseobacterium gleum, a single genomic region encodes these proteins:
- a CDS encoding ammonium transporter encodes MKVGLKWIVSFSIITLVAIGGLFWNPVADIPHTGEFLSEDKIVGADVAWILAAAGLVLLMTPGLSFFYGGMVGRKNVISTMLQSFIALGVISLVWVVVGFSLSFGNSLGITIGGKHYGIIGNPLSYPFFCGVGNLPHKIMAPTIPFILFALFQMKFAVITPAIITGSFAERVRFISYLLFIVLFSIFIYTPLCHMVWHPDGLLNKYFGVKDFAGGTVVHMSAGFAALAGAIVVGNRKNPHHEPSNIPYVLLGTGMLWFGWFGFNAGSALSASASAATAFGTTTIASASAMMTWIFFDRINGRSVSALGACIGAVVGLVAITPGCGFVSIQESLFIGFITAIVSNIMVNWKALKKVDDTLDVFACHGVGGIMGMILTAVFAHGENASLLHGGIEVFLHHMAALVLVSVFTFFGSLLLYKITNSMITLRVSEESENKGLDLSQHEECLQ; translated from the coding sequence ATGAAAGTAGGATTAAAATGGATTGTTTCATTTTCTATCATCACACTGGTTGCAATCGGAGGCTTATTCTGGAATCCGGTTGCCGATATTCCTCATACAGGAGAATTTTTAAGTGAAGATAAAATTGTAGGAGCGGATGTTGCCTGGATTCTGGCGGCGGCAGGTCTTGTTCTGCTGATGACACCGGGATTGTCCTTCTTTTACGGAGGAATGGTTGGCAGGAAAAACGTGATTTCTACCATGCTGCAGAGCTTTATTGCTCTGGGCGTTATCTCTTTGGTATGGGTAGTCGTAGGCTTTTCCTTATCTTTTGGAAATTCATTGGGGATTACCATTGGCGGAAAGCATTACGGTATTATCGGAAATCCGTTAAGCTATCCTTTTTTCTGTGGAGTAGGTAATCTGCCGCATAAAATAATGGCTCCCACTATTCCTTTTATTCTCTTTGCCCTGTTTCAGATGAAATTTGCAGTCATTACTCCTGCCATCATCACCGGATCTTTTGCAGAGAGGGTTCGTTTTATTTCCTATTTATTATTTATCGTTCTTTTCAGTATTTTCATTTATACACCGCTTTGCCATATGGTATGGCATCCTGATGGTCTTTTAAATAAATATTTCGGGGTGAAAGATTTTGCCGGCGGAACAGTAGTGCATATGAGCGCAGGCTTTGCAGCCCTTGCAGGTGCTATAGTAGTGGGAAACAGAAAAAATCCTCACCATGAGCCTTCCAATATTCCTTATGTACTGCTGGGTACCGGAATGTTATGGTTCGGATGGTTCGGATTTAATGCGGGTTCAGCATTAAGTGCTTCTGCTTCTGCCGCAACAGCTTTTGGTACAACGACTATTGCCTCTGCTTCTGCAATGATGACATGGATTTTTTTCGACAGGATCAATGGAAGAAGTGTTTCTGCTTTGGGAGCCTGTATCGGGGCTGTAGTAGGACTCGTGGCGATTACTCCCGGATGTGGTTTTGTGAGTATTCAGGAAAGTCTTTTTATCGGATTTATCACAGCAATAGTTTCTAATATAATGGTCAACTGGAAGGCTTTAAAGAAAGTAGATGATACGCTGGATGTCTTTGCATGTCATGGGGTAGGAGGTATTATGGGGATGATTCTTACGGCTGTTTTTGCCCATGGTGAAAATGCAAGTCTACTTCATGGCGGAATTGAGGTCTTTCTTCATCATATGGCTGCCCTGGTTCTTGTCTCTGTTTTTACTTTCTTTGGTTCGCTGCTTTTGTATAAAATTACGAACTCTATGATCACTCTAAGGGTTTCCGAAGAGTCTGAAAATAAAGGTCTTGATCTTTCCCAGCATGAGGAATGCCTGCAATAG
- a CDS encoding alpha/beta hydrolase codes for MKIYIVSGLGADFKVLERIEFPKHCELIFIDWLIPEKNEPFDAYVKRMAEKIDDSEPFYLLGYSFGGIIVQEINKLKPAEKIVILGSIKSDKEKSRFIKTGEVTKIPRILPVGLFNDRAANVYAVIRKLFDPKNPRLLQYFKVRDPYYLKWSVEKVAEWKFEENPNVIQILGDKDIVFPIRYSKPDYVVKGGTHLFPATKSKEVSKILKEVFCEN; via the coding sequence ATGAAAATTTATATCGTAAGCGGTCTGGGAGCAGACTTCAAGGTCCTTGAAAGAATAGAATTTCCCAAACACTGTGAACTGATTTTTATAGACTGGCTCATCCCCGAAAAAAATGAGCCCTTCGATGCTTACGTTAAAAGAATGGCAGAGAAAATAGATGATTCAGAACCATTCTACCTTCTGGGGTATTCTTTTGGAGGAATTATTGTGCAGGAAATTAACAAATTGAAACCTGCGGAGAAGATAGTAATCCTTGGAAGCATTAAATCCGATAAAGAAAAATCCAGATTTATAAAGACGGGAGAGGTTACCAAAATCCCGAGAATATTACCTGTAGGCTTATTCAATGACAGGGCCGCCAATGTATATGCTGTTATCAGAAAGCTTTTTGATCCTAAAAATCCAAGACTTCTGCAATATTTTAAAGTAAGAGATCCTTATTACCTGAAGTGGTCTGTAGAAAAAGTGGCTGAATGGAAGTTTGAAGAAAATCCCAATGTCATTCAGATATTAGGTGATAAAGATATCGTTTTTCCTATCCGTTACTCCAAACCTGATTATGTAGTGAAGGGAGGAACCCATCTTTTCCCTGCTACCAAATCTAAAGAAGTTTCCAAAATATTGAAGGAAGTGTTTTGTGAAAACTAG
- a CDS encoding YceI family protein, with amino-acid sequence MKRLLLFAMVCASISFVSAQKKFDKVSKVTSSEIRWWGYKVVKTQETSHSGTVKLKSGKFNFDHTVLVDGEFIIDMRSLMAGDVSDEDQIKLTNDLKSSNFFEVKKFPIAKFHLTKIIPLANSEYNSTVYGDLTLKGVRKTISFPANVYVTQFTTSIESAKFSLNRRDFKVFYQSSLKDYFIKNEMDIQFKVSTEMLDNENRVPKKKK; translated from the coding sequence ATGAAAAGATTACTATTGTTTGCTATGGTGTGCGCAAGCATATCATTTGTTTCTGCCCAAAAGAAATTTGATAAGGTTTCAAAAGTGACTTCATCAGAGATCAGATGGTGGGGGTATAAGGTGGTGAAAACCCAGGAAACCTCCCACTCAGGAACAGTAAAGTTAAAAAGCGGAAAATTCAACTTTGACCATACGGTTCTTGTAGACGGAGAATTTATAATAGATATGAGAAGCCTGATGGCGGGAGATGTTTCAGATGAAGACCAGATCAAGCTTACTAATGATCTGAAAAGCTCCAACTTCTTTGAAGTGAAAAAATTCCCTATTGCAAAATTCCATCTGACAAAGATTATTCCTTTAGCAAACAGTGAATACAATTCTACAGTATACGGTGATCTTACCCTTAAAGGAGTGAGAAAAACAATCTCTTTCCCTGCGAATGTGTACGTTACTCAGTTTACCACATCTATTGAATCTGCCAAGTTCTCTCTGAACAGAAGAGACTTTAAAGTATTCTATCAGTCTTCACTGAAAGACTATTTCATCAAGAACGAAATGGATATCCAGTTCAAAGTTTCCACAGAAATGCTGGATAACGAGAACAGAGTTCCAAAAAAGAAAAAGTAA
- a CDS encoding helix-turn-helix transcriptional regulator: MSSNKNALIRYKTLDKCLKNKYRKYTLEDLIDECSEALFEFEGKESYVSKRTVQLDLQNMRSEKFGYEAPIEVYERKYYRYSDPEYSIHNISVNESDLKAMNNAVQILKQFKDFSMFKEMNGVIQKLEDSIHATSQKSIIHLDKNEQLKGLEHIDILYESIANKKVLKILYKSFTARESNIYTVHPQLLKEFNNRWFLICLYKQKMYNLALDRMESIEVDDSVQYIDKDLDGDEYFKDIVGVTVSESMDPRNVIFWVDAGNAPYVKTKPLHKSQEIIREDYEGTLFKICVQINFELERLLLGFGDSLIVHKPKKLRLKMEEKFNAGYKNYQNLIIPEES, encoded by the coding sequence ATGTCATCGAATAAAAATGCTCTGATCAGGTATAAAACATTAGATAAATGTCTTAAAAACAAATACAGGAAATATACGCTGGAGGATCTCATTGATGAATGTTCGGAAGCATTGTTTGAATTTGAAGGAAAAGAATCTTATGTAAGTAAACGTACAGTTCAGCTGGATCTTCAGAATATGCGGAGTGAAAAATTCGGATATGAGGCTCCTATTGAGGTTTACGAAAGAAAATATTACCGTTACAGCGATCCTGAATACAGTATTCATAATATTTCGGTGAATGAAAGTGACCTGAAAGCGATGAATAATGCAGTGCAGATCCTGAAACAGTTCAAGGACTTTTCCATGTTCAAAGAGATGAACGGGGTCATTCAGAAGCTGGAAGACTCTATTCATGCCACCAGCCAGAAATCGATTATTCATCTGGATAAAAATGAACAGCTGAAAGGTTTGGAACATATTGATATTCTGTACGAAAGTATTGCTAATAAGAAAGTTTTGAAGATTCTTTACAAAAGCTTTACGGCAAGAGAATCCAATATATATACTGTACATCCGCAGCTGCTGAAGGAATTTAACAATCGTTGGTTCCTGATCTGTCTTTACAAACAGAAAATGTACAATCTGGCACTGGACAGAATGGAAAGTATTGAAGTGGATGACAGTGTTCAGTATATTGATAAAGACCTGGATGGGGATGAATATTTCAAAGATATTGTAGGCGTTACTGTATCAGAATCAATGGATCCGAGAAATGTGATCTTCTGGGTAGATGCAGGAAATGCACCTTATGTGAAAACCAAGCCGCTGCACAAAAGTCAGGAAATTATCAGAGAAGACTATGAGGGTACACTTTTTAAAATCTGTGTTCAGATCAATTTTGAGCTGGAAAGACTTTTATTAGGATTCGGAGATTCTCTGATTGTTCATAAGCCAAAGAAATTACGGCTGAAAATGGAGGAAAAGTTCAATGCCGGATATAAAAATTATCAGAACCTGATCATCCCTGAAGAAAGCTGA
- a CDS encoding DUF1800 domain-containing protein, whose protein sequence is MMADSLIKNKHLLWRAGFGVGINQIDDLKNKNIKTIINELFKEDSFSEITYDTPDPDLAADYMNSTAPAEMKKEMQRINREQNNELNLNFLNTIVNSKEQMREKMAFFWHGHFASRVINPKFNRQLLNTIRKNALGNFKDLLFEVSQSPAMLNFLNNQQNKKDHPNENFAREVMELFTMGRGNYTEHDVREGARAFTGWSYDKEGNFKERKNLHDEGSKTFLGKTGNFDGNDILNIILEQKATAQFITTKIYKFFVNEKPDQDIVNKLSTNFYNSGYDIKKLMTEIFSSTWFYDQKNIGNRIKSPIELMAGMMRILPMHIQNPENLIVYQKLLGQMLLYPPNVAGWPNGKSWIDSSTLMLRLQIPQIWSGLRPLEYSPRQDDDIDMGMKSRETVLNKSFKNPNITIDWDRIEKIFADKNCEDYLLQNTQSLDMNSVKNFSDKSIKMNVINLMSTPEYQLM, encoded by the coding sequence ATGATGGCTGATTCATTAATAAAAAACAAACATCTTCTCTGGCGTGCGGGTTTTGGTGTAGGTATTAATCAAATTGATGATTTGAAAAATAAAAACATTAAGACGATAATCAACGAATTATTTAAAGAAGACAGCTTTAGTGAGATTACCTATGATACTCCTGACCCTGATTTAGCCGCAGACTACATGAACAGCACAGCTCCTGCTGAAATGAAAAAAGAAATGCAGCGTATTAACAGGGAACAAAACAATGAACTTAATCTGAATTTTTTGAATACCATCGTCAACAGCAAAGAGCAGATGAGGGAAAAGATGGCATTTTTCTGGCATGGACATTTCGCCTCAAGGGTAATCAATCCGAAGTTCAACAGACAGCTTTTGAATACGATCAGGAAGAATGCACTGGGAAATTTCAAAGATCTGCTTTTTGAGGTAAGCCAGTCACCGGCCATGCTTAATTTTCTTAACAACCAGCAGAATAAAAAAGATCATCCCAATGAGAATTTCGCCCGCGAGGTCATGGAGCTTTTTACCATGGGAAGAGGCAATTATACCGAACATGATGTAAGAGAAGGTGCAAGAGCATTCACAGGATGGAGTTATGATAAGGAAGGTAATTTCAAAGAAAGAAAAAATCTTCATGATGAAGGCAGCAAAACTTTTCTGGGAAAAACAGGTAACTTTGATGGAAATGACATTCTTAATATTATTCTGGAACAGAAGGCTACTGCACAGTTTATTACCACAAAGATTTATAAATTCTTTGTTAATGAAAAACCAGATCAGGATATTGTAAACAAACTCAGTACGAATTTCTACAATTCAGGATATGATATTAAAAAACTGATGACTGAGATATTTTCCAGCACGTGGTTTTATGATCAGAAAAATATCGGCAACCGGATAAAATCTCCAATAGAACTGATGGCTGGTATGATGAGGATCCTTCCGATGCATATTCAGAATCCTGAAAACCTCATCGTGTATCAGAAATTACTGGGTCAGATGCTTCTTTATCCACCTAATGTTGCAGGGTGGCCCAATGGAAAATCCTGGATCGACAGTTCCACGCTTATGCTGAGACTCCAGATTCCACAGATCTGGTCCGGACTCCGCCCTTTGGAATACAGCCCCCGCCAGGATGATGATATCGACATGGGAATGAAATCCCGTGAAACAGTTTTGAACAAAAGCTTTAAAAATCCCAACATTACCATCGATTGGGATCGGATTGAGAAAATTTTTGCTGATAAAAACTGTGAAGACTATCTTTTACAGAATACTCAGAGCCTTGATATGAACTCCGTAAAGAATTTTTCTGATAAGAGTATCAAAATGAATGTCATCAACCTGATGTCTACTCCGGAATACCAGCTAATGTAG
- a CDS encoding HopJ type III effector protein, which produces MVLLEQLKHFPETIQFNDVIAYIDEHYEFTPTAFQNGDTTNQAGQNNGSCKVFSFASMQDLTKEETLWLFGEFYRDDVLKNPEGTDHQNIRNFIKFGWDGITFDDNALKEK; this is translated from the coding sequence ATGGTACTATTAGAACAATTAAAACATTTCCCTGAAACTATTCAGTTTAATGATGTTATCGCTTATATTGACGAACATTATGAGTTTACACCTACTGCTTTTCAAAACGGAGATACCACCAACCAGGCCGGGCAGAATAATGGTTCGTGTAAAGTGTTCAGCTTTGCCAGTATGCAGGATCTTACAAAAGAAGAAACCCTTTGGCTTTTTGGTGAGTTTTACAGAGATGATGTTCTGAAAAATCCTGAAGGCACTGATCATCAGAATATCCGGAATTTTATAAAATTCGGCTGGGATGGGATTACCTTTGACGATAATGCTTTAAAAGAAAAATAA
- a CDS encoding DUF1501 domain-containing protein, with protein MLIKRREFLKISSLATASMLMPNFLKAMTLDEALNPNQNILVVLQFTGGNDGLNTIIPAKNDIYFRERKTLAIQDSIPLTDEAGINPSLSYFKELFDNGELSVMNNVGYPNPDKSHFRSMDIWQSASRSDQFLETGWLGRFLDEESYRCDHPTQALEVDDMLSLALKGQNNKAFAFKDPKRLYQTSQEKYFKSLYDHHHDDETVSYLYQTLGSTINNADYIFEKSKAKKTEEIYPNSQLGKDFKTVASLIKSDINTQVYYLSVGSFDTHVNQNDRQKKLFNDINEAVKSFVADMKSNGLFKNILLMTFSEFGRRVAQNASNGTDHGTANQMFFISGSLKKKGLLNALPDLQNLNEGDLIYKEDFRKVYATILKNWLKADSSKVLGWKDGIYDFV; from the coding sequence ATGTTAATCAAAAGAAGAGAATTTCTCAAAATAAGCTCACTGGCTACGGCTTCTATGCTGATGCCTAATTTCTTAAAAGCGATGACGCTGGATGAAGCTTTGAATCCCAATCAGAATATTCTGGTCGTTCTTCAGTTTACAGGTGGAAATGATGGGCTTAATACTATTATTCCGGCTAAAAATGATATTTATTTCAGGGAAAGGAAAACACTGGCTATACAGGATTCGATACCTTTAACGGATGAGGCAGGAATCAATCCGTCTCTCTCGTATTTTAAAGAGCTTTTTGATAATGGTGAGCTTTCTGTGATGAATAATGTAGGATATCCCAATCCGGACAAATCTCATTTCCGAAGCATGGATATCTGGCAGTCGGCAAGCAGAAGCGACCAGTTTCTGGAAACGGGCTGGCTGGGACGTTTCCTGGACGAAGAATCCTACCGCTGCGACCATCCTACCCAGGCACTTGAGGTGGATGATATGCTAAGCCTTGCCCTGAAAGGGCAAAATAACAAAGCTTTCGCATTTAAAGATCCTAAAAGGCTCTACCAGACGAGTCAGGAAAAATATTTCAAATCCCTTTATGACCACCATCACGATGATGAAACTGTATCCTATCTTTATCAGACTTTAGGTTCCACCATCAATAATGCCGATTATATCTTTGAAAAAAGCAAAGCTAAAAAGACAGAGGAGATTTATCCGAACTCTCAATTGGGAAAAGACTTTAAGACTGTAGCCTCTTTAATAAAGTCAGATATCAATACTCAGGTTTACTACCTTTCGGTAGGAAGTTTTGATACCCATGTGAATCAGAATGACCGGCAGAAAAAATTGTTCAATGATATTAATGAAGCGGTAAAATCCTTCGTTGCAGATATGAAAAGCAATGGACTCTTCAAAAATATTTTACTGATGACATTTTCTGAATTCGGGCGCCGTGTAGCTCAGAATGCCAGCAACGGAACGGATCACGGAACAGCCAACCAGATGTTCTTTATCAGCGGAAGCCTTAAGAAGAAGGGACTATTGAATGCACTTCCTGATTTACAGAATCTGAATGAAGGCGATCTGATCTACAAAGAAGACTTCAGGAAAGTATATGCCACCATCCTGAAAAACTGGCTAAAAGCAGACTCTTCTAAAGTATTGGGATGGAAAGACGGGATTTATGATTTTGTGTAG
- a CDS encoding prephenate dehydrogenase codes for MKISIIGVGLIGGSMALKLREKNIASFIYGIDNNTQHISDALNLKIIDAEAGLEEGIKNSDVIILAIPVDAARKLLPVILDLVSDHQIVMDAGSTKAGIVHAVKDHPKRSRFVAFHPMWGTENNGPKSAIAESFSGKAGVICNKEESAEDALATVEKVVNALDMHMIYMNAEDHDVHTAYISHISHITSYALANTVLEKEREEETIFQLASSGFSSTVRLAKSHPEMWVPIFKQNKENVLDVLNEHISQLRKFKSALEKENYEYLEELITNANRIRGILR; via the coding sequence ATGAAAATAAGTATTATTGGAGTAGGATTAATCGGAGGTTCGATGGCTTTAAAATTAAGAGAGAAAAACATAGCCAGCTTCATCTACGGAATTGATAACAATACACAGCATATCAGCGACGCATTAAATCTTAAAATCATTGATGCGGAAGCAGGTCTCGAAGAAGGAATTAAAAATTCTGATGTGATTATTCTTGCTATTCCTGTAGATGCTGCGAGGAAATTACTGCCAGTAATTTTAGATCTAGTCTCCGATCATCAAATAGTAATGGATGCAGGTTCTACAAAAGCAGGCATTGTACATGCAGTAAAAGACCATCCGAAGCGTTCAAGATTTGTAGCGTTTCACCCGATGTGGGGAACAGAAAACAACGGCCCTAAATCCGCTATTGCAGAAAGTTTCTCCGGAAAAGCGGGTGTAATATGCAACAAAGAAGAATCTGCAGAAGATGCTTTGGCTACCGTTGAAAAAGTAGTCAATGCCCTTGATATGCACATGATTTATATGAATGCAGAAGATCATGATGTTCATACCGCTTATATTTCCCATATCTCTCACATTACGTCTTACGCTCTTGCCAATACCGTCCTTGAAAAAGAACGTGAGGAAGAAACGATTTTCCAGCTTGCCAGCTCCGGTTTTTCAAGTACCGTACGTCTTGCCAAATCACATCCGGAAATGTGGGTTCCTATTTTTAAACAAAACAAAGAAAATGTACTGGATGTTCTGAACGAACATATTTCCCAGCTCAGAAAATTCAAATCTGCCCTTGAAAAAGAAAACTATGAATACCTTGAAGAGCTGATCACCAATGCCAACAGAATTAGAGGAATTTTAAGATAG
- a CDS encoding YceI family protein, with protein MKKIFLLAVLAGGLAFGQSKKVVASDVHWWGYKVAKSEASSHDGTVKVKSGDMVMKGNQLVGGSFVLDMTSISSTDLTGEYQQKLNGHLKNGDFFEVEKFPTATFKITGVKKNNDKIYNSLVTGNLTVKGKTNPISFPAKISYSKGVVSLVSNKFSFDRQKFDVAYKSTMQDVFVKDDIDMVVKVTAQ; from the coding sequence ATGAAAAAAATATTTTTATTAGCAGTTTTAGCTGGTGGTCTAGCTTTCGGACAGTCAAAAAAAGTAGTAGCGTCTGATGTACACTGGTGGGGATACAAAGTAGCAAAATCTGAAGCAAGCTCTCATGACGGTACTGTAAAAGTAAAGTCCGGAGATATGGTAATGAAAGGAAACCAACTGGTAGGCGGAAGCTTCGTATTGGATATGACTTCTATCAGTTCTACTGACCTTACGGGAGAATATCAGCAAAAATTAAACGGGCACCTTAAGAATGGTGACTTCTTTGAAGTTGAAAAATTCCCTACAGCAACTTTTAAAATTACAGGAGTAAAGAAAAACAATGACAAAATTTACAATTCTCTTGTAACAGGAAACCTTACTGTAAAAGGAAAAACAAACCCTATTTCTTTCCCTGCTAAAATTTCTTACAGCAAAGGGGTAGTAAGTTTGGTATCCAACAAATTCTCTTTCGACAGACAGAAATTTGATGTTGCTTACAAGTCTACAATGCAGGATGTTTTTGTGAAAGATGATATTGATATGGTTGTAAAGGTAACTGCTCAATAA
- a CDS encoding glucokinase gives MILNPKFPLYLPGVENSNNDNVSIIGASLREDITILGYFVSGNGGLEIKLENTYATQEYSSFSDILKKFIQDNQLQNVKRLGMAVPGPVLDGKSSPARLGWHLDVAEYARDFGFEKVDMLNDLEASAYGMSLLEDNDLEAIYTSGHLEKGNVAVLAPGNGLGEAGYFFDGKYLRPFATEGGHSEFSPRTNVEVEFYQFLNNIYGIVSWENVLSKSGLFNIYRFLRDVKRHPEPEWLGERLAQGNFVEELYKAAVEENVLICKIALDTFLEFLAREANNLTLKLKATGGLLIAGDIAQTVREYIDKGKFYEKFKISDKMEEMLKNIPIYLVKQNHTALNGIALYTAYYQV, from the coding sequence ATGATTCTGAATCCAAAATTTCCACTTTATTTACCAGGAGTAGAGAACAGTAATAATGATAATGTTTCTATCATTGGAGCAAGCCTCCGTGAAGATATAACAATCTTAGGCTATTTCGTTTCCGGGAACGGAGGTCTTGAGATAAAATTAGAAAATACATATGCAACCCAGGAATATTCTTCTTTTTCAGATATTCTGAAGAAGTTTATCCAGGATAATCAATTGCAAAATGTAAAACGTCTGGGAATGGCAGTGCCAGGTCCTGTATTGGACGGGAAGAGCAGCCCTGCAAGATTGGGATGGCATTTAGATGTTGCTGAATATGCCCGAGATTTCGGGTTTGAAAAAGTAGACATGCTGAATGACCTTGAAGCATCTGCTTATGGAATGTCTCTGCTGGAAGATAACGATCTTGAAGCCATCTATACCAGCGGACACCTTGAAAAAGGAAATGTAGCCGTTCTTGCTCCCGGAAACGGATTGGGTGAGGCCGGATATTTCTTTGACGGAAAATACCTGAGACCTTTCGCAACAGAAGGCGGACACTCAGAGTTTTCCCCAAGAACCAACGTAGAAGTTGAGTTTTACCAGTTTCTCAATAATATCTATGGTATTGTAAGCTGGGAAAACGTACTTTCAAAATCAGGATTATTCAATATTTACAGATTCTTAAGAGATGTGAAAAGACATCCTGAGCCGGAATGGCTGGGAGAACGCCTTGCACAGGGGAACTTTGTAGAAGAGCTTTATAAAGCAGCTGTGGAAGAAAACGTACTTATCTGTAAAATAGCTTTGGATACTTTCCTTGAATTCCTGGCAAGAGAAGCCAACAACCTTACATTAAAACTGAAAGCTACCGGAGGATTGCTGATTGCCGGTGATATTGCACAGACTGTAAGAGAGTATATAGACAAAGGAAAGTTCTATGAAAAATTCAAGATCAGTGATAAAATGGAAGAAATGCTTAAAAATATTCCTATTTATCTGGTCAAGCAAAATCATACAGCACTAAATGGTATAGCACTTTATACAGCGTACTATCAGGTATAA
- a CDS encoding L-serine ammonia-lyase, which yields MESISVFEIIKVGIGPSSSHTMGPWNAAAAFIRIIKRERSIEEVKEVFLEFFGSLAKTGIGHGTDIAGMLGLNGEDFKTINTSKIDEKIDYIKSTQTINLGGEKVIPFIYGHHLVLNMKKSLDFHPNGMIFRAVFEDGTELVQDFYSVGGGFIASQEKNSIQKQCVRTLYPCHKASDIAKYCEKLGLNKMSDLILINEESWRTQEETRKEALYIWQQIKECIYKGVNKEGVLPGGLNVSRRAAGINRKLLGDKIYKNKDEWFQQVVDAEENFTNINKWIACFALAVNEENASFGRIITAPTNGASGVIPAVLMYAQAFTPFTSDDDIVRFLLVAGEIGTLFKKNATISAAMGGCQAEIGVSSAMAAAGLTEILGGSVGQVLMAAEIAMEHHLGLTCDPIKGLVQIPCIERNTMGAMKAITAANIALESDPTKAKVTLDEVILTMWETAQSMSDRFKETSEGGLAIAVNVPEC from the coding sequence ATGGAATCAATATCGGTTTTTGAAATTATTAAAGTAGGAATTGGCCCGTCCAGTTCGCACACAATGGGACCCTGGAATGCCGCTGCTGCATTTATCAGGATTATAAAAAGAGAAAGATCAATCGAAGAAGTAAAAGAGGTTTTTCTTGAATTTTTTGGCTCACTCGCAAAAACGGGAATTGGGCATGGAACTGATATTGCGGGAATGCTTGGCTTAAATGGAGAGGACTTTAAAACAATCAATACTTCAAAAATTGATGAGAAGATAGACTATATTAAAAGCACCCAAACTATTAATCTGGGAGGAGAGAAAGTCATTCCATTTATCTACGGGCACCATTTGGTTTTAAACATGAAAAAAAGCCTTGATTTTCATCCTAACGGAATGATCTTCAGAGCTGTTTTTGAGGATGGAACGGAGCTTGTGCAGGATTTTTATTCTGTAGGAGGCGGTTTCATAGCCAGCCAGGAAAAGAATTCTATTCAAAAGCAGTGTGTACGTACATTATACCCTTGTCATAAAGCTTCTGATATCGCAAAATACTGTGAAAAACTTGGGCTTAATAAAATGTCTGATTTGATTCTGATCAACGAAGAAAGTTGGAGAACACAGGAAGAAACGAGGAAGGAAGCACTTTATATCTGGCAGCAGATTAAAGAATGTATTTATAAAGGGGTGAATAAAGAAGGTGTTCTTCCGGGTGGATTGAATGTTTCCCGAAGAGCTGCAGGAATAAACAGAAAGCTTCTGGGAGATAAAATCTATAAAAATAAAGATGAATGGTTCCAGCAGGTGGTAGATGCTGAAGAGAACTTCACGAATATCAACAAATGGATTGCCTGCTTTGCCCTGGCAGTAAATGAGGAGAATGCAAGTTTCGGAAGAATTATCACAGCACCTACCAATGGCGCAAGTGGAGTTATTCCGGCAGTATTGATGTATGCCCAGGCATTTACTCCGTTTACCTCTGATGACGATATAGTAAGATTTCTGCTTGTGGCTGGAGAAATCGGGACATTATTCAAGAAAAACGCTACTATTTCTGCAGCGATGGGAGGTTGCCAGGCGGAAATCGGGGTTTCCTCTGCAATGGCAGCGGCCGGACTTACAGAGATTCTGGGGGGAAGCGTAGGGCAGGTTTTGATGGCGGCAGAAATTGCGATGGAACATCATCTTGGATTAACCTGCGATCCAATCAAAGGACTGGTGCAGATCCCATGTATTGAAAGAAATACTATGGGCGCTATGAAAGCGATTACCGCAGCTAATATCGCATTGGAAAGTGATCCTACCAAGGCAAAAGTAACATTGGATGAGGTGATTTTGACCATGTGGGAAACCGCTCAGTCTATGAGTGACCGTTTTAAAGAAACTTCGGAAGGCGGACTTGCCATTGCAGTTAACGTTCCGGAGTGTTAA